The proteins below come from a single Bactrocera dorsalis isolate Fly_Bdor chromosome 5, ASM2337382v1, whole genome shotgun sequence genomic window:
- the LOC105226482 gene encoding serine incorporator 1 isoform X4 — protein MGAVLGLCSAAQCALCCTGTAASCCCNACPSCKNSTSSRFMYAFMLLVGTVLGAIALSPGLQDTLKKLPFCINSTSTISSKALSFSGNLQVDCEYALGYMAVYRLCFGLACFFMLMALIMLGVKSSRDPRSHIQNEFWGLKFLICFGAAIGAIFIPDGSFGPAMMWVGLIGGLAFILVQLVIIVDFAHSIAENWIENAENNKGYFYALVGVTLVSYALSVVGISLLYIYFTQSSGCGLNKFFISFNLILCLIVSIISVLPAVQDRLPHSGLLQSSLVTIYTIYLTWSAVANNPEKECNPGLYGVISGVTSGNTTTAPPTHNSKVTFDTTNIIGLVVWLFCILYNCISSAVEVSKINNDGEKRDSEAGNGDGKNGTDNENEGVTYSWSMFHIVFVCASLYVMMTLTNWYKPNSDIELFNANAASMWIKIISSWLGVFIYGWSLVAPIILTNRDFS, from the exons ATGGGAGCCGTTCTAGGCCTATGCTCCGCAGCTCAA TGCGCATTATGCTGCACTGGTACAGCTGCCAGTTGCTGCTGTAATGCTTGCCCCTCCTGCAAGAACTCGACTTCATCACGTTTTATGTATGCCTTCATGCTACTGGTGGGCACAGTATTAGGTGCTATTGCATTATCGCCGGGTCTTCAGGATACTCTTAAAAAGTTACCTTTCTGTATAAATTCAACCTCCACAATAAGCTCTAAGGCACTATCTTTTTCTGGAAATCTACAAGTCGACTGTGAATATGCACTCGGTTACATGGCTGTTTATCGCCTTTGTTTTGGACTCGCATGTTTCTTCATGTTGATGGCACTAATCATGTTGGGCGTAAAGAGTTCACGTGATCCGCGCTCGCACATACAAAATGAATTTTGGGGATTGAAATTTCTAATTTGCTTTGGAGCTGCAATTGGTGCTATTTTCATACCAGATGGCTCTTTCGGTCCGGCAATGATGTGGGTAGGATTAATAGGTGGTTTAGCCTTCATTTTGGTACAATTAGTGATAATTGTGGATTTTGCACATTCTATTGCGGAGAATTGGATTG AAAATGCCGAAAATAATAAAGGCTACTTTTATGCTTTAGTCGGAGTTACACTAGTGAGTTATGCCTTATCCGTAGTAGGCATTTCGTTGCTGTATATTTACTTCACCCAG TCCAGCGGTTGCGGTCTCAACAAATTCTTCATTTCGTTCAATCTTATACTCTGTCTTATTGTGAGCATCATATCGGTTTTACCAGCTGTTCAGGATCGTTTACCGCACTCAGGTCTATTGCAAAGCTCTTTAGTCACAATTTACACCATTTACTTGACCTGGTCCGCTGTTGCCAATAACCCAG AAAAAGAATGCAATCCCGGCTTGTATGGTGTTATCAGTGGTGTTACATCTGGAAATACCACCACTGCACCACCAACACACAACTCCAAAGTAACATTTGACACAACAAATATAATTGGTCTGGTAGTTTGGTTGTTCTGCATTCTCTACAATTGCATTAGTTCGGCTGTTGAGGTTTCCAAAATCAATAATGACGGCGAAAAACGTG ATTCAGAAGCCGGCAATGGTGATGGCAAGAACGGAACCGATAATGAAAATGAGGGTGTTACTTATTCCTGGTCGATGTTCCATATTGTGTTTGTTTGCGCTTCCCTCTATGTTATGATGACGCTCACAAATTGGTACAA ACCCAATTCCGACATTGAGCTCTTCAACGCCAATGCAGCTTCGATGTGGATTAAAATAATATCCAGTTGgcttggagttttcatatacgGTTGGAGCCTGGTGGCACCCATAATACTAACTAACCGTGATTTTAGTTAA
- the LOC105226482 gene encoding serine incorporator 1 isoform X1, producing the protein MGAVLGLCSAAQCALCCTGTAASCCCNACPSCKNSTSSRFMYAFMLLVGTVLGAIALSPGLQDTLKKLPFCINSTSTISSKALSFSGNLQVDCEYALGYMAVYRLCFGLACFFMLMALIMLGVKSSRDPRSHIQNEFWGLKFLICFGAAIGAIFIPDGSFGPAMMWVGLIGGLAFILVQLVIIVDFAHSIAENWIENAENNKGYFYALVGVTLVSYALSVVGISLLYIYFTQSSGCGLNKFFISFNLILCLIVSIISVLPAVQDRLPHSGLLQSSLVTIYTIYLTWSAVANNPEKECNPGLYGVISGVTSGNTTTAPPTHNSKVTFDTTNIIGLVVWLFCILYNCISSAVEVSKINNDGEKRVLTEALSDSEAGNGDGKNGTDNENEGVTYSWSMFHIVFVCASLYVMMTLTNWYKPNSDIELFNANAASMWIKIISSWLGVFIYGWSLVAPIILTNRDFS; encoded by the exons ATGGGAGCCGTTCTAGGCCTATGCTCCGCAGCTCAA TGCGCATTATGCTGCACTGGTACAGCTGCCAGTTGCTGCTGTAATGCTTGCCCCTCCTGCAAGAACTCGACTTCATCACGTTTTATGTATGCCTTCATGCTACTGGTGGGCACAGTATTAGGTGCTATTGCATTATCGCCGGGTCTTCAGGATACTCTTAAAAAGTTACCTTTCTGTATAAATTCAACCTCCACAATAAGCTCTAAGGCACTATCTTTTTCTGGAAATCTACAAGTCGACTGTGAATATGCACTCGGTTACATGGCTGTTTATCGCCTTTGTTTTGGACTCGCATGTTTCTTCATGTTGATGGCACTAATCATGTTGGGCGTAAAGAGTTCACGTGATCCGCGCTCGCACATACAAAATGAATTTTGGGGATTGAAATTTCTAATTTGCTTTGGAGCTGCAATTGGTGCTATTTTCATACCAGATGGCTCTTTCGGTCCGGCAATGATGTGGGTAGGATTAATAGGTGGTTTAGCCTTCATTTTGGTACAATTAGTGATAATTGTGGATTTTGCACATTCTATTGCGGAGAATTGGATTG AAAATGCCGAAAATAATAAAGGCTACTTTTATGCTTTAGTCGGAGTTACACTAGTGAGTTATGCCTTATCCGTAGTAGGCATTTCGTTGCTGTATATTTACTTCACCCAG TCCAGCGGTTGCGGTCTCAACAAATTCTTCATTTCGTTCAATCTTATACTCTGTCTTATTGTGAGCATCATATCGGTTTTACCAGCTGTTCAGGATCGTTTACCGCACTCAGGTCTATTGCAAAGCTCTTTAGTCACAATTTACACCATTTACTTGACCTGGTCCGCTGTTGCCAATAACCCAG AAAAAGAATGCAATCCCGGCTTGTATGGTGTTATCAGTGGTGTTACATCTGGAAATACCACCACTGCACCACCAACACACAACTCCAAAGTAACATTTGACACAACAAATATAATTGGTCTGGTAGTTTGGTTGTTCTGCATTCTCTACAATTGCATTAGTTCGGCTGTTGAGGTTTCCAAAATCAATAATGACGGCGAAAAACGTG TCTTAACAGAAGCTCTCTCAGATTCAGAAGCCGGCAATGGTGATGGCAAGAACGGAACCGATAATGAAAATGAGGGTGTTACTTATTCCTGGTCGATGTTCCATATTGTGTTTGTTTGCGCTTCCCTCTATGTTATGATGACGCTCACAAATTGGTACAA ACCCAATTCCGACATTGAGCTCTTCAACGCCAATGCAGCTTCGATGTGGATTAAAATAATATCCAGTTGgcttggagttttcatatacgGTTGGAGCCTGGTGGCACCCATAATACTAACTAACCGTGATTTTAGTTAA
- the LOC105226482 gene encoding serine incorporator 1 isoform X2, translating to MGAVLGLCSAAQCALCCTGTAASCCCNACPSCKNSTSSRFMYAFMLLVGTVLGAIALSPGLQDTLKKLPFCINSTSTISSKALSFSGNLQVDCEYALGYMAVYRLCFGLACFFMLMALIMLGVKSSRDPRSHIQNEFWGLKFLICFGAAIGAIFIPDGSFGPAMMWVGLIGGLAFILVQLVIIVDFAHSIAENWIENAENNKGYFYALVGVTLVSYALSVVGISLLYIYFTQSSGCGLNKFFISFNLILCLIVSIISVLPAVQDRLPHSGLLQSSLVTIYTIYLTWSAVANNPEKECNPGLYGVISGVTSGNTTTAPPTHNSKVTFDTTNIIGLVVWLFCILYNCISSAVEVSKINNDGEKREALSDSEAGNGDGKNGTDNENEGVTYSWSMFHIVFVCASLYVMMTLTNWYKPNSDIELFNANAASMWIKIISSWLGVFIYGWSLVAPIILTNRDFS from the exons ATGGGAGCCGTTCTAGGCCTATGCTCCGCAGCTCAA TGCGCATTATGCTGCACTGGTACAGCTGCCAGTTGCTGCTGTAATGCTTGCCCCTCCTGCAAGAACTCGACTTCATCACGTTTTATGTATGCCTTCATGCTACTGGTGGGCACAGTATTAGGTGCTATTGCATTATCGCCGGGTCTTCAGGATACTCTTAAAAAGTTACCTTTCTGTATAAATTCAACCTCCACAATAAGCTCTAAGGCACTATCTTTTTCTGGAAATCTACAAGTCGACTGTGAATATGCACTCGGTTACATGGCTGTTTATCGCCTTTGTTTTGGACTCGCATGTTTCTTCATGTTGATGGCACTAATCATGTTGGGCGTAAAGAGTTCACGTGATCCGCGCTCGCACATACAAAATGAATTTTGGGGATTGAAATTTCTAATTTGCTTTGGAGCTGCAATTGGTGCTATTTTCATACCAGATGGCTCTTTCGGTCCGGCAATGATGTGGGTAGGATTAATAGGTGGTTTAGCCTTCATTTTGGTACAATTAGTGATAATTGTGGATTTTGCACATTCTATTGCGGAGAATTGGATTG AAAATGCCGAAAATAATAAAGGCTACTTTTATGCTTTAGTCGGAGTTACACTAGTGAGTTATGCCTTATCCGTAGTAGGCATTTCGTTGCTGTATATTTACTTCACCCAG TCCAGCGGTTGCGGTCTCAACAAATTCTTCATTTCGTTCAATCTTATACTCTGTCTTATTGTGAGCATCATATCGGTTTTACCAGCTGTTCAGGATCGTTTACCGCACTCAGGTCTATTGCAAAGCTCTTTAGTCACAATTTACACCATTTACTTGACCTGGTCCGCTGTTGCCAATAACCCAG AAAAAGAATGCAATCCCGGCTTGTATGGTGTTATCAGTGGTGTTACATCTGGAAATACCACCACTGCACCACCAACACACAACTCCAAAGTAACATTTGACACAACAAATATAATTGGTCTGGTAGTTTGGTTGTTCTGCATTCTCTACAATTGCATTAGTTCGGCTGTTGAGGTTTCCAAAATCAATAATGACGGCGAAAAACGTG AAGCTCTCTCAGATTCAGAAGCCGGCAATGGTGATGGCAAGAACGGAACCGATAATGAAAATGAGGGTGTTACTTATTCCTGGTCGATGTTCCATATTGTGTTTGTTTGCGCTTCCCTCTATGTTATGATGACGCTCACAAATTGGTACAA ACCCAATTCCGACATTGAGCTCTTCAACGCCAATGCAGCTTCGATGTGGATTAAAATAATATCCAGTTGgcttggagttttcatatacgGTTGGAGCCTGGTGGCACCCATAATACTAACTAACCGTGATTTTAGTTAA
- the LOC105226482 gene encoding serine incorporator 3 isoform X3: MGAVLGLCSAAQCALCCTGTAASCCCNACPSCKNSTSSRFMYAFMLLVGTVLGAIALSPGLQDTLKKLPFCINSTSTISSKALSFSGNLQVDCEYALGYMAVYRLCFGLACFFMLMALIMLGVKSSRDPRSHIQNEFWGLKFLICFGAAIGAIFIPDGSFGPAMMWVGLIGGLAFILVQLVIIVDFAHSIAENWIENAENNKGYFYALVGVTLVSYALSVVGISLLYIYFTQSSGCGLNKFFISFNLILCLIVSIISVLPAVQDRLPHSGLLQSSLVTIYTIYLTWSAVANNPEKECNPGLYGVISGVTSGNTTTAPPTHNSKVTFDTTNIIGLVVWLFCILYNCISSAVEVSKINNDGEKRALSDSEAGNGDGKNGTDNENEGVTYSWSMFHIVFVCASLYVMMTLTNWYKPNSDIELFNANAASMWIKIISSWLGVFIYGWSLVAPIILTNRDFS; this comes from the exons ATGGGAGCCGTTCTAGGCCTATGCTCCGCAGCTCAA TGCGCATTATGCTGCACTGGTACAGCTGCCAGTTGCTGCTGTAATGCTTGCCCCTCCTGCAAGAACTCGACTTCATCACGTTTTATGTATGCCTTCATGCTACTGGTGGGCACAGTATTAGGTGCTATTGCATTATCGCCGGGTCTTCAGGATACTCTTAAAAAGTTACCTTTCTGTATAAATTCAACCTCCACAATAAGCTCTAAGGCACTATCTTTTTCTGGAAATCTACAAGTCGACTGTGAATATGCACTCGGTTACATGGCTGTTTATCGCCTTTGTTTTGGACTCGCATGTTTCTTCATGTTGATGGCACTAATCATGTTGGGCGTAAAGAGTTCACGTGATCCGCGCTCGCACATACAAAATGAATTTTGGGGATTGAAATTTCTAATTTGCTTTGGAGCTGCAATTGGTGCTATTTTCATACCAGATGGCTCTTTCGGTCCGGCAATGATGTGGGTAGGATTAATAGGTGGTTTAGCCTTCATTTTGGTACAATTAGTGATAATTGTGGATTTTGCACATTCTATTGCGGAGAATTGGATTG AAAATGCCGAAAATAATAAAGGCTACTTTTATGCTTTAGTCGGAGTTACACTAGTGAGTTATGCCTTATCCGTAGTAGGCATTTCGTTGCTGTATATTTACTTCACCCAG TCCAGCGGTTGCGGTCTCAACAAATTCTTCATTTCGTTCAATCTTATACTCTGTCTTATTGTGAGCATCATATCGGTTTTACCAGCTGTTCAGGATCGTTTACCGCACTCAGGTCTATTGCAAAGCTCTTTAGTCACAATTTACACCATTTACTTGACCTGGTCCGCTGTTGCCAATAACCCAG AAAAAGAATGCAATCCCGGCTTGTATGGTGTTATCAGTGGTGTTACATCTGGAAATACCACCACTGCACCACCAACACACAACTCCAAAGTAACATTTGACACAACAAATATAATTGGTCTGGTAGTTTGGTTGTTCTGCATTCTCTACAATTGCATTAGTTCGGCTGTTGAGGTTTCCAAAATCAATAATGACGGCGAAAAACGTG CTCTCTCAGATTCAGAAGCCGGCAATGGTGATGGCAAGAACGGAACCGATAATGAAAATGAGGGTGTTACTTATTCCTGGTCGATGTTCCATATTGTGTTTGTTTGCGCTTCCCTCTATGTTATGATGACGCTCACAAATTGGTACAA ACCCAATTCCGACATTGAGCTCTTCAACGCCAATGCAGCTTCGATGTGGATTAAAATAATATCCAGTTGgcttggagttttcatatacgGTTGGAGCCTGGTGGCACCCATAATACTAACTAACCGTGATTTTAGTTAA